A genomic segment from Bradyrhizobium sp. ISRA430 encodes:
- a CDS encoding glucose 1-dehydrogenase encodes MGRLDGKIAVITGATSGIGLRTAEVFVAEGAKIVIAGRRVPEGEALAKQLGAACIFRQTDVTVEEQMRALIALAVEKFGRIDCLFNNAGGPAQTGGIEGLEVERFDAAMATLVRSVMLGMKHAAPYMKRQGSGSIINNGSIAGRLAGFSSSMVYGAAKAAVIHLTKCTAMELGESNVRVNSISPGAIATGIFGKALGLSTEAAEKTPAVMREVYKSAQPIPRAGLPDDIAHAAVFLASDESSFINGHDLVVDGAITGGRNWTQQQHGYVALRKAFDQGA; translated from the coding sequence ATGGGCAGGCTGGACGGCAAGATTGCGGTGATTACCGGTGCGACGAGCGGAATTGGACTGCGTACGGCGGAAGTCTTCGTTGCCGAAGGTGCCAAAATTGTGATCGCAGGGCGCCGCGTGCCGGAGGGCGAGGCCCTGGCGAAACAGCTCGGCGCGGCCTGCATCTTCCGCCAGACGGATGTGACGGTCGAAGAGCAGATGCGCGCGCTGATCGCGCTCGCGGTGGAGAAATTCGGCCGGATCGATTGCCTCTTCAACAACGCCGGCGGCCCGGCGCAGACCGGCGGCATCGAGGGCCTCGAGGTCGAGCGCTTCGATGCGGCGATGGCGACGCTGGTGCGCAGCGTCATGCTCGGCATGAAGCATGCCGCACCCTACATGAAGAGGCAGGGTTCTGGCAGCATCATCAACAACGGCAGCATCGCCGGCCGCCTCGCCGGCTTCTCCTCCTCGATGGTCTATGGTGCGGCCAAGGCCGCAGTGATCCATCTCACCAAATGCACGGCGATGGAACTCGGCGAGTCCAACGTCCGCGTCAACTCGATCTCGCCCGGGGCGATCGCGACCGGCATCTTCGGCAAGGCGCTGGGCCTGTCGACCGAAGCCGCCGAGAAGACGCCCGCGGTGATGCGCGAGGTCTACAAGAGCGCGCAGCCGATTCCGCGCGCGGGTCTTCCCGACGACATTGCGCACGCCGCGGTATTCCTCGCGAGCGACGAATCGAGCTTCATCAACGGCCACGACCTCGTCGTCGACGGTGCCATCACCGGCGGCCGCAACTGGACCCAGCAGCAGCATGGCTATGTCGCGCTGCGCAAGGCGTTCGATCAGGGGGCGTAG
- a CDS encoding sensor histidine kinase, translating to MKLVDEFRKGWQGVAPPSLGLSLVFAATCLLLATLARWGLAQVRPDIYFTPYFPAVFFATAFGGFRIGILTALVGGVLGVVLNFGDAFADRARFALLAMYWAVCALTIWGVEHYRSMLVEQRRIAKRLIEEEDYRKLLVDELQHRLKNKLSTVHAVLHQVLHDHPQVWSRIDPRLRSLAATDDLISRIDNTGCDIRDLLISELGPYGHVRFTLNGERLFLPAKLAVTLSLMFHELATNAGKYGAFSSPRGLLQVSWTVDDDRLTITWDETEGPPVDNVSAPGFGTKLLKSALSAFDGKSEISYLKTGLHCIMQCRIPHKG from the coding sequence ATGAAGCTCGTCGACGAATTCCGGAAAGGCTGGCAGGGCGTGGCGCCGCCGTCACTCGGCTTGAGCCTCGTCTTCGCGGCAACCTGCCTGCTGCTGGCAACGCTGGCACGCTGGGGCCTCGCCCAGGTGCGCCCTGACATTTACTTCACGCCGTATTTCCCGGCCGTGTTCTTTGCCACCGCGTTCGGGGGCTTTCGGATCGGCATTTTGACGGCGCTCGTCGGCGGCGTGCTCGGCGTCGTCCTGAACTTCGGCGACGCTTTTGCCGATCGCGCGCGATTTGCGCTGCTGGCGATGTATTGGGCCGTCTGCGCGCTCACCATCTGGGGCGTCGAGCACTATCGCTCGATGCTGGTGGAGCAGCGGCGTATCGCCAAACGCCTGATCGAGGAGGAAGACTATCGCAAGCTTTTGGTCGACGAGCTGCAGCACCGGCTGAAGAACAAGCTCTCGACGGTGCATGCAGTGCTGCACCAAGTGCTGCACGACCACCCGCAGGTCTGGTCCAGGATCGATCCGCGGTTGCGGTCGCTGGCCGCGACAGACGACCTGATCTCGCGGATCGACAATACCGGCTGCGACATCCGCGACCTCCTGATCTCGGAACTCGGTCCCTACGGTCATGTCCGCTTCACCCTCAACGGCGAGCGACTGTTCCTGCCGGCGAAGCTCGCGGTCACGCTGTCACTGATGTTTCACGAGCTCGCCACCAATGCGGGCAAGTACGGCGCCTTCTCCTCGCCGCGCGGGCTGCTGCAGGTGTCGTGGACCGTCGACGACGATCGCCTGACCATCACCTGGGACGAAACCGAGGGCCCGCCGGTCGACAATGTGTCCGCGCCCGGCTTCGGCACCAAATTGCTGAAATCGGCGCTGTCCGCGTTCGATGGCAAGAGCGAGATCTCTTATCTGAAGACTGGGCTGCATTGCATCATGCAGTGTCGCATCCCCCACAAGGGCTAG
- a CDS encoding EAL domain-containing protein: MNDSKYTGATEAELGFLKEIIRMLPAGVTVQDERGDLLLVNDAAAAQLGMDGSHPAHHLAQRRDTCQRALRAGQAIVIEESLHEGAARQVLLTTHRPVRLAGRDLLISASADITEQKNFEDQLFRSAYFDELTGLPSRRVIEHRANGILAREKIGERFALAFLDVDNFKHINDYYGHAVGDALLVELSKRLGRDLRESDMLSRISGDEFLLLLSPVESEQEVADFMQSTLKRLTAPFFIDNSEIFASTSVGVSLYPDHGRSFEMLRQNADIAMYRIKNSGKGTAAFFDSGMEREALARMKIEQSLRLAILEKRFCCAFQSKVDIRTQAVKGIEALVRLRDDEGVIQAPGSFINLAGELGLIDELTHLVLAEIVKSIDLINDTFGAEATISINVAAKQAGNPEFMRTFAQALEETGFPKRFMIEVTEDAFVAKNHFQAEILPMFRKLGVGISIDDFGTGYSSLSALADITADEIKIDRSFITDIHKRPRSQGILRAIESLSEALGMTVIAEGLESYEELAYLQAATKIRYAQGYYFARPIFLEELKLATPVSSEARVNVASRPMQQNRQGYSRASGYRR, translated from the coding sequence ATGAACGACAGCAAATACACCGGCGCGACTGAAGCCGAACTCGGATTTCTCAAGGAAATCATTAGAATGCTGCCGGCCGGCGTGACCGTGCAGGACGAGCGCGGCGACCTTCTCCTGGTTAACGATGCCGCAGCCGCCCAACTCGGCATGGACGGCAGCCACCCCGCGCACCATCTCGCCCAACGCCGGGATACCTGCCAGCGGGCGTTGAGAGCCGGCCAGGCCATCGTCATCGAGGAATCGCTGCACGAAGGCGCCGCGCGCCAGGTGCTGCTCACCACCCACCGGCCGGTTCGCCTCGCCGGCCGCGACCTCCTGATCTCGGCCTCCGCCGACATCACCGAGCAGAAGAACTTCGAGGACCAGCTTTTCCGCTCCGCCTATTTCGACGAGCTGACCGGACTGCCCTCGCGGCGCGTGATCGAGCATCGCGCCAACGGCATCCTTGCGCGCGAGAAGATCGGCGAACGCTTCGCGCTTGCCTTCCTCGATGTCGACAATTTCAAGCACATCAACGACTATTACGGCCACGCTGTCGGCGATGCGCTGCTGGTCGAGCTGTCCAAGCGGCTCGGCCGGGACTTGCGTGAATCCGACATGCTGTCGCGCATATCCGGCGACGAATTCCTGCTCCTGCTCTCGCCGGTCGAAAGCGAGCAGGAGGTCGCCGACTTCATGCAGTCGACGCTGAAGCGGCTGACCGCGCCTTTCTTCATCGACAACTCCGAGATCTTCGCCTCCACGTCCGTCGGCGTCAGCCTGTACCCGGATCACGGCCGCAGCTTCGAGATGCTGCGACAGAATGCCGACATCGCGATGTACCGCATCAAGAACAGCGGCAAAGGTACGGCGGCCTTCTTCGATTCCGGCATGGAGCGCGAGGCGCTCGCGCGCATGAAGATCGAGCAGTCGCTGCGGCTCGCGATCCTGGAGAAGCGATTCTGCTGCGCCTTCCAGTCCAAGGTCGACATCAGGACGCAGGCGGTGAAGGGCATCGAGGCGCTGGTGCGCCTGCGCGACGACGAAGGCGTGATCCAGGCGCCCGGCTCCTTCATCAACCTCGCCGGCGAGCTGGGACTGATCGACGAGCTGACGCATCTCGTGCTCGCCGAGATCGTGAAATCGATCGACCTGATTAACGACACGTTCGGCGCTGAAGCCACCATCAGCATCAACGTCGCTGCCAAGCAGGCCGGCAATCCCGAATTCATGCGCACCTTCGCGCAGGCGCTGGAGGAGACCGGCTTCCCCAAACGCTTCATGATCGAGGTGACGGAAGACGCCTTCGTCGCCAAGAATCATTTTCAGGCCGAGATCCTGCCGATGTTCCGCAAGCTCGGCGTCGGCATCTCGATCGACGATTTCGGCACCGGCTATTCCTCGCTCTCGGCGCTCGCCGACATCACCGCCGATGAGATCAAGATCGACCGCTCCTTCATCACCGACATCCATAAGCGTCCGCGCAGCCAGGGCATCCTGCGCGCCATCGAATCCCTGAGCGAGGCGCTCGGCATGACCGTCATCGCCGAGGGTCTCGAATCCTACGAGGAGCTGGCCTACCTCCAGGCCGCGACCAAGATCCGCTACGCACAGGGCTACTATTTCGCCCGTCCGATCTTCCTGGAGGAGCTGAAGCTGGCAACGCCCGTCTCGAGCGAGGCACGGGTGAACGTGGCAAGCCGCCCGATGCAGCAAAACCGGCAAGGCTATTCACGGGCGAGCGGGTACCGGCGGTAG
- a CDS encoding sigma 54-interacting transcriptional regulator, with translation MPAPSSVSDPAYLRARAMETLFERLEKLCEGAIAIDRTGRVVYVNEKYLAALGLKRTSEAIGRPIEEIIPNSLMRKVAETGEPILLDIMELGGEQLVVTRMPIEDERGTVIGAIGFVLYDQLDSLKPLLARVAQLESDLRLARRQLSNARAARFTFADFVGKTTAITRAKELAGRAARQSVTVLLTGETGTGKEMLAQAIHNASSRAEKPFVSVNVAAIPDTLIESEFFGTAPGAYTGADRKGREGKFRIADGGTLFLDEIGEMPLQLQAKLLRVLQEREIEPLGSDKVSRVDVRVVAATNVDLHKRVSEGAFRADLYYRLNVLSIDLPPLRDCLDDLPEICARLLEDISASGDYVNAKITPSALAALAHYDWPGNVRELRNILERALILSDSARLTGDDFVRILPVGMETRLAAPARPAGIVVPYAEAEAEFEKHTLEQALAASNGQISEAAKMLRISRATFYKKLAKFGLASGPSSV, from the coding sequence ATGCCTGCCCCCTCTTCCGTCAGCGATCCCGCCTATCTCCGTGCGCGCGCGATGGAGACGCTGTTCGAGCGGCTGGAAAAGCTCTGCGAGGGCGCGATTGCGATCGATCGCACCGGGCGGGTCGTCTACGTCAACGAGAAATACCTCGCTGCGCTCGGCCTCAAGCGCACCAGCGAGGCGATCGGCAGGCCGATCGAGGAGATCATCCCGAACAGCCTGATGCGCAAGGTGGCCGAGACCGGCGAGCCGATCCTGCTCGACATCATGGAGCTCGGCGGCGAGCAGCTCGTGGTCACGCGCATGCCGATCGAGGACGAGAGGGGGACGGTGATCGGCGCGATCGGCTTCGTGCTGTATGACCAGCTCGACAGCCTCAAGCCCCTGCTCGCCCGCGTCGCCCAGCTCGAGAGCGACCTGCGGCTGGCGCGCCGGCAATTGTCGAACGCGCGCGCGGCGCGCTTCACCTTCGCCGACTTCGTCGGCAAGACAACCGCGATCACGCGGGCGAAGGAGCTCGCGGGCCGCGCCGCGCGGCAGAGCGTCACGGTGCTTCTCACCGGCGAAACGGGAACGGGCAAGGAGATGCTGGCGCAGGCGATTCACAACGCCTCGTCCCGCGCCGAGAAGCCGTTCGTCAGCGTCAACGTCGCCGCGATCCCGGACACGCTGATCGAATCGGAATTCTTCGGCACCGCGCCCGGTGCTTATACCGGTGCCGACCGCAAGGGCCGCGAGGGGAAATTCCGCATCGCCGACGGCGGCACGCTGTTCCTCGACGAGATCGGCGAGATGCCGCTGCAATTGCAGGCCAAGCTCTTGCGCGTGTTGCAGGAGCGCGAAATCGAGCCGCTCGGCTCGGACAAGGTATCGAGGGTCGACGTCCGCGTGGTTGCCGCCACCAATGTCGATCTGCACAAGCGCGTCAGCGAAGGCGCGTTCCGGGCCGACCTCTACTACCGCCTGAACGTGCTCTCGATCGACCTGCCGCCCTTACGCGACTGCCTCGATGATCTGCCCGAGATTTGCGCGCGGCTGCTCGAGGACATCAGCGCGTCCGGCGATTACGTCAACGCCAAGATCACGCCGAGCGCGCTCGCCGCGCTTGCCCACTACGATTGGCCGGGCAACGTCCGCGAACTCCGCAACATCCTGGAGCGCGCGCTGATCCTCAGCGATTCCGCCCGGCTGACCGGTGACGATTTCGTCCGCATCCTTCCCGTCGGCATGGAGACCAGGCTCGCCGCGCCGGCGCGGCCGGCCGGCATCGTGGTGCCCTATGCCGAGGCCGAGGCCGAGTTCGAGAAGCACACGCTCGAACAGGCGCTCGCTGCCTCGAACGGCCAGATCTCGGAAGCCGCCAAGATGCTGCGCATCTCGCGCGCGACCTTCTACAAGAAGCTCGCCAAGTTCGGTCTGGCCTCGGGACCCTCCTCCGTCTGA
- a CDS encoding MFS transporter: MSGAITVNQLQARHPSHVTVATASLIGTAIEWYDFFLYGTAAALIFNKLFFPTFDAMVGTLLAFATYALGFVARPLGGVVFGHYGDKIGRKTMLYLTLLIMGAATAAIGFLPTYETAGIWAAVLLVTCRLVQGFGLGGEWGGAVLMAVEHAPEDKKGFYGSWPQLGAPLGLVLGTLVFSVVSSMLTDAQLYAWGWRIPFLFSIALVLVGLWIRFTIAESPEFQKVKDTKQEVKMPIVDAIRMYPKNIVLAMGARFAENGFFYIYATFVLAYATQSLGMNKQDMLNGVLIAAAIETFTIPAFGALSDRVGRRPIYIFGAVFSALMSFPLFMLLSTKNPQLAWIAIVLGLAVGHAAMYGPQASFLSELFGTKVRYSGVSLGYNLASIFAGALSPLIATGLMTAYAPATWPISLYMIALAIITVVSVYFATETRKIAQP; the protein is encoded by the coding sequence ATGAGTGGAGCGATCACAGTCAACCAGCTTCAGGCACGACATCCTTCGCACGTCACGGTCGCCACCGCGAGCCTGATCGGCACGGCGATCGAATGGTACGATTTCTTCCTCTACGGCACCGCCGCAGCGCTGATCTTCAACAAGCTGTTCTTTCCAACCTTCGATGCGATGGTCGGCACGCTGCTGGCGTTTGCGACCTACGCGCTCGGCTTCGTCGCGCGCCCGCTCGGCGGCGTGGTGTTCGGCCACTACGGCGACAAAATCGGCCGCAAGACCATGCTCTATCTGACCCTCCTGATCATGGGCGCCGCGACCGCAGCGATCGGCTTCCTTCCGACCTATGAGACCGCCGGCATCTGGGCCGCGGTCCTGCTCGTCACCTGCCGGCTGGTCCAGGGCTTCGGCCTCGGCGGCGAATGGGGCGGCGCGGTGCTGATGGCGGTCGAGCACGCGCCCGAGGACAAGAAGGGCTTTTATGGAAGCTGGCCGCAGCTCGGCGCGCCGCTCGGCCTCGTGCTCGGCACGCTGGTGTTCTCGGTGGTATCCTCGATGCTGACCGACGCCCAGCTCTACGCCTGGGGCTGGCGCATCCCGTTCCTGTTCTCGATCGCGCTGGTGCTGGTCGGGCTCTGGATCCGCTTCACCATCGCTGAATCGCCGGAGTTCCAGAAGGTCAAGGACACCAAGCAGGAAGTGAAGATGCCGATCGTGGACGCGATCCGGATGTATCCGAAGAACATCGTGCTGGCGATGGGCGCGCGCTTTGCCGAGAACGGCTTCTTCTACATCTACGCGACCTTCGTGCTCGCTTATGCGACGCAATCGCTCGGCATGAACAAGCAGGACATGCTGAACGGCGTCCTGATCGCAGCAGCGATCGAAACCTTCACCATTCCGGCTTTCGGCGCTCTGTCGGACCGGGTCGGACGGCGGCCGATCTACATCTTCGGCGCGGTGTTCTCGGCGTTGATGTCGTTCCCGCTGTTCATGCTGCTGTCGACCAAGAACCCGCAACTTGCCTGGATCGCGATCGTGCTGGGCCTCGCCGTCGGTCACGCCGCGATGTACGGGCCGCAGGCGAGCTTCCTGTCCGAGCTGTTCGGCACTAAGGTGCGCTATAGCGGTGTCTCGCTCGGCTACAACCTCGCCTCGATCTTTGCCGGCGCGCTGTCGCCGCTGATCGCCACCGGCCTGATGACGGCTTACGCCCCGGCGACCTGGCCGATCTCGCTCTACATGATCGCGCTGGCCATCATCACCGTCGTCTCGGTGTATTTCGCCACCGAAACGCGCAAGATCGCTCAGCCCTGA
- a CDS encoding acyl CoA:acetate/3-ketoacid CoA transferase, with translation MSQHPALPYLRNAEKGKVVTAAEAVMLIRDGDTVATGGFVGIGFAEEIALALEELYLSNEGDAPYTQGKPRNLTLVYAAGQGDGKHRGLNHFAHEGLVRRVIGGHWGLAPKLQQLAIANQIEAYNLPQGVITHLFRDIAAHRPGHITRVGMGTFVDPRHGGGKLNARTTEEMVELITLRGEECLLYKTFPINVGIIRATTGDPDGNLTMEKEALTLEALAIAMAAHNSGGIVIAQVERVAESGSLNPRQVKIPGILVDCVVVAKPEHHWQTFGTQYNPAFSSEIRVRAASLPVMPMSERKIIARRAAFELKANSVVNLGIGMPEGIASIANEERIIDLITLTAEPGVIGGIPASGIDFGAAINTQAVIDQPYQFDFYDGGGLDAAFLGLAQVDRAGNLNVSKFGPKLAGAGGFVNISQNAKEVVFVGTFGAGRQRVAVNDGKLSITQEAASRKFVEAVEHVTFSGAVAAARGQRVLYVTERCVFLLRPDGLELTEVAPGVDIERDILRLMDFKPLIPRDPVLMDARIFRDDPMELRERLLTIPLDQRFTLDEQQNLFFVNLERFPLRSKAEIDAIAAIVEARLAPLRRRVYAIVNYDNFSILPELLDDYSAMVRSLTDRFYSGVSRYTTSGFLRIKLGEALEKRGVAPHIFESAEEAQSDRRRIEEAASDGSVQRAVRQG, from the coding sequence GTGAGCCAGCATCCTGCCTTGCCCTATTTGCGCAACGCCGAGAAGGGCAAAGTCGTCACCGCGGCGGAAGCCGTGATGCTCATCCGTGACGGTGACACGGTTGCAACCGGCGGCTTCGTCGGCATCGGCTTTGCCGAGGAGATCGCGCTGGCGCTGGAGGAGCTGTATCTCTCGAACGAAGGTGACGCGCCCTACACGCAAGGCAAGCCGCGCAATTTGACGCTGGTCTATGCCGCAGGCCAAGGCGACGGCAAGCATCGCGGCCTCAATCATTTTGCGCATGAAGGGCTGGTTCGACGCGTGATCGGCGGGCACTGGGGTCTTGCACCAAAACTCCAGCAGCTCGCGATCGCCAACCAGATCGAGGCCTACAACCTACCGCAGGGCGTGATCACGCACCTGTTCCGTGACATCGCCGCGCACCGCCCCGGACACATTACCCGCGTCGGCATGGGCACGTTCGTCGACCCCCGGCACGGCGGCGGCAAGCTGAATGCGCGCACGACCGAGGAGATGGTGGAGCTGATCACGCTTCGCGGCGAAGAGTGCCTGCTTTACAAAACCTTCCCGATCAATGTCGGGATCATCCGCGCCACCACCGGCGATCCCGACGGCAATCTCACCATGGAAAAGGAAGCGCTGACGCTCGAGGCGCTCGCCATCGCGATGGCGGCGCATAATTCCGGCGGCATCGTCATCGCCCAGGTCGAACGGGTCGCCGAGAGCGGCAGCCTCAATCCCCGCCAGGTCAAGATCCCCGGCATCCTCGTCGACTGCGTCGTCGTGGCCAAGCCGGAACATCATTGGCAGACCTTTGGCACGCAATACAATCCGGCCTTCAGCAGCGAGATCCGGGTCCGCGCCGCTTCGCTGCCGGTGATGCCGATGAGCGAACGCAAGATCATCGCGCGCCGCGCTGCCTTCGAGCTGAAAGCCAACAGCGTGGTCAATCTGGGCATCGGCATGCCCGAGGGGATCGCCTCGATTGCCAATGAAGAGCGGATCATCGACCTGATCACGCTGACGGCCGAGCCCGGCGTGATCGGTGGCATTCCCGCAAGCGGCATCGATTTCGGCGCGGCGATCAACACGCAGGCCGTGATCGACCAGCCCTACCAGTTCGACTTCTATGACGGCGGCGGGCTGGATGCCGCCTTCCTCGGGCTCGCCCAGGTCGACCGCGCCGGCAATCTCAATGTCAGCAAGTTCGGGCCGAAGCTCGCCGGCGCCGGCGGCTTCGTCAACATCAGCCAGAACGCCAAGGAGGTCGTCTTCGTCGGCACCTTCGGTGCGGGCAGGCAGCGCGTTGCGGTCAACGACGGCAAGCTGTCGATCACCCAGGAGGCCGCGTCACGCAAATTCGTCGAGGCGGTCGAGCACGTCACCTTCAGCGGCGCCGTGGCCGCCGCGCGAGGGCAGCGGGTCCTCTATGTCACCGAGCGCTGCGTCTTCCTGCTCCGGCCAGACGGGCTCGAGCTCACGGAAGTCGCGCCCGGCGTCGACATCGAGCGCGACATTCTGCGCCTGATGGACTTCAAGCCGCTGATTCCGCGCGATCCCGTGCTGATGGACGCACGCATCTTCCGTGACGATCCCATGGAGCTGCGCGAGCGACTGCTCACCATCCCGCTCGACCAGCGCTTCACGCTGGACGAGCAGCAGAACCTGTTCTTCGTCAACCTGGAGCGCTTTCCGCTGCGCAGCAAGGCCGAGATCGACGCGATAGCGGCGATCGTCGAGGCCAGGCTCGCCCCCCTCCGCCGCCGGGTCTACGCCATCGTCAACTATGACAACTTTTCGATCCTGCCCGAGCTGCTCGACGATTATTCCGCCATGGTGCGCAGCCTCACCGACCGCTTCTATTCGGGCGTGTCGCGCTACACCACCTCCGGCTTCCTGCGGATCAAGCTCGGCGAAGCGCTGGAGAAGCGCGGCGTCGCGCCGCACATCTTCGAGAGCGCCGAAGAGGCGCAATCAGATCGGCGCCGGATCGAGGAAGCCGCATCCGATGGGAGCGTGCAACGCGCGGTGCGGCAGGGTTAA
- a CDS encoding substrate-binding domain-containing protein has product MRLSFIITTTILSLTAATSARADDLKVALIYGKTGPLEAYAKQTETGLQMGFEYATRGTMTLDGRKIVIITKDDQGKPDLSKAALAEAYQDDKADIAIGTTSSAAALAILPVAEENKKILIVEPAVADQITGEKWNRYIFRTARNSSQDAISNAVAIGKQGVTVATLAQDYAFGRDGVAAFKEALAKTGATLAAEEYAPTNTTDFTAVGQRLFDALKDKPGRKVIWVIWAGAGNPLAKLQDMDPKRYGIELSTGGNILPALAAYKGLPGMEGATYYYYDIPKNPVNDWLVAEHQKRFNAPPDFFTAGGFAAAMSVVAAVTKAKSTDTEKLITAMEGLEFDTPKGKMVFRKEDHQALQSMYHFKVKVDPNVAWAVLEPVRELKIEDMNVPVRNKR; this is encoded by the coding sequence TTGCGTTTGTCATTTATCATAACAACAACCATTCTCAGCCTTACCGCGGCCACGTCCGCGCGCGCGGACGACCTCAAGGTCGCGCTGATCTATGGCAAGACCGGTCCGCTCGAGGCCTATGCCAAGCAGACCGAGACCGGCCTGCAGATGGGCTTTGAATACGCCACCAGGGGCACGATGACGCTCGACGGGCGCAAGATCGTCATCATCACCAAGGACGACCAGGGCAAGCCGGACCTCTCGAAGGCGGCGCTCGCCGAGGCCTATCAGGACGACAAGGCCGACATTGCGATCGGCACGACCTCGTCGGCCGCGGCGCTCGCCATTCTCCCAGTCGCCGAGGAGAACAAGAAGATTTTGATCGTCGAACCGGCGGTCGCGGACCAGATTACCGGCGAGAAGTGGAATCGCTACATCTTCCGCACCGCGCGTAACTCCTCGCAGGACGCGATCTCCAACGCGGTCGCGATCGGCAAGCAGGGCGTCACCGTTGCGACGCTGGCGCAGGACTACGCCTTCGGCCGCGACGGCGTCGCCGCCTTCAAGGAGGCGCTCGCCAAGACCGGCGCAACGCTCGCTGCGGAAGAATATGCGCCGACCAACACCACCGACTTCACCGCCGTCGGCCAGCGCCTGTTCGATGCGCTGAAGGACAAGCCCGGCCGCAAGGTGATCTGGGTGATCTGGGCCGGCGCCGGCAATCCGCTGGCAAAGCTCCAGGACATGGATCCGAAGCGCTACGGCATCGAGCTCTCCACCGGCGGCAACATCCTGCCGGCGCTGGCGGCCTACAAAGGCCTGCCCGGCATGGAAGGCGCGACCTATTACTACTATGACATCCCGAAGAACCCGGTGAACGACTGGCTGGTCGCCGAGCACCAGAAGCGCTTCAACGCGCCGCCGGACTTCTTCACCGCGGGCGGCTTCGCGGCAGCGATGTCCGTCGTCGCCGCCGTCACCAAGGCGAAGTCGACCGACACCGAGAAGCTGATCACCGCGATGGAAGGCCTGGAGTTCGACACGCCCAAGGGCAAGATGGTGTTCCGGAAAGAAGACCATCAGGCACTCCAGAGCATGTATCACTTCAAGGTCAAGGTCGATCCGAACGTCGCCTGGGCCGTGCTCGAGCCGGTGCGCGAGCTGAAGATCGAGGACATGAACGTTCCCGTCCGCAACAAGCGGTGA
- a CDS encoding ABC transporter ATP-binding protein, producing MALTLETRDLTIRFGGHVAVNNVSCTFRPGELTAIVGPNGAGKTTYFNLISGQLRASSGSILFDGTDITAHSAPLRTRAGLGRAFQLTNLFPNLTVEENVRLAVQAASGAHYDLLRPWMVRRDLIARADAILDQVALGNRRGVPATALSHGDQRKLEVALMIALGPKVFMFDEPTAGMSIDEVPVVLNLIAQLKEDKSKIILLVEHKMDVVRSLSDRIIVLHNGQLVADGPPAEVIASPIVQEAYLGVPPKNATSGSAP from the coding sequence ATGGCCCTGACGCTAGAGACCCGCGATCTCACCATTCGCTTCGGCGGCCATGTCGCAGTCAACAATGTGAGCTGCACGTTTCGCCCGGGCGAGCTCACCGCCATCGTCGGGCCGAACGGCGCCGGCAAGACCACCTATTTCAACCTGATCTCGGGCCAGCTCCGCGCCTCAAGCGGCAGCATCCTGTTCGACGGCACCGACATCACCGCGCATTCCGCACCCTTACGCACCCGTGCAGGCCTCGGGCGCGCCTTCCAGCTCACCAACCTCTTCCCGAACCTGACGGTGGAAGAGAACGTCCGCCTCGCGGTGCAGGCGGCGAGCGGCGCCCATTACGACCTGCTGCGGCCCTGGATGGTGCGGCGCGACCTGATCGCGCGCGCCGACGCCATCCTCGACCAGGTTGCGCTCGGCAACCGGCGCGGCGTGCCGGCGACCGCGCTATCGCATGGCGACCAGCGCAAGCTCGAAGTCGCGCTGATGATCGCGCTGGGGCCGAAGGTCTTCATGTTCGACGAACCGACCGCCGGCATGAGCATCGACGAGGTGCCGGTCGTCCTCAACCTGATCGCGCAGCTCAAAGAGGACAAGAGCAAGATCATCCTCTTGGTCGAGCACAAGATGGACGTGGTGCGCTCGCTGTCCGACCGCATCATCGTGCTGCATAACGGCCAGCTCGTCGCCGACGGCCCGCCGGCCGAGGTGATCGCCTCGCCGATCGTGCAGGAAGCCTATCTCGGCGTTCCCCCCAAGAACGCGACGTCAGGAAGCGCCCCATGA